The Vibrio chagasii genome includes a region encoding these proteins:
- the udk gene encoding uridine kinase yields MSDNNQCVIVGIAGASASGKSLIASTIYNELREKVGDHQIGVITEDCYYSDQSHLSMEERVKTNYDHPNALDHDLLCEHLQQLMSGNAVEVPEYSYTEHTRTSETTTLTPKKVIILEGILLLTDPRLRNLMHASVFMDTPLDICLLRRVKRDVEERGRTMDTVLKQYQETVRPMFMQFIEPSKQHADIIVPRGGKNRIAIDVLKAHIAKLLKS; encoded by the coding sequence ATGTCTGATAATAATCAATGTGTCATCGTAGGTATCGCTGGCGCTTCAGCTTCAGGAAAAAGTCTGATTGCTAGTACGATTTATAATGAGCTGCGCGAAAAAGTAGGCGACCATCAAATTGGTGTTATCACGGAAGATTGCTATTACAGCGACCAAAGCCACTTGAGTATGGAAGAGCGTGTTAAAACTAACTACGATCATCCAAATGCACTGGACCATGATCTGTTATGTGAGCATTTACAGCAGCTGATGAGCGGCAATGCTGTAGAAGTACCAGAGTACAGCTACACAGAACATACACGTACTTCTGAAACGACTACACTTACTCCTAAGAAAGTGATCATTTTAGAAGGTATTCTGCTATTAACAGACCCACGTCTTCGTAACCTAATGCACGCAAGTGTGTTCATGGATACACCACTAGACATCTGTCTACTACGCCGTGTTAAGCGCGACGTTGAAGAGCGTGGTCGCACAATGGATACAGTACTAAAGCAATACCAAGAAACAGTACGTCCAATGTTCATGCAGTTTATCGAGCCTTCAAAACAACATGCAGACATCATCGTTCCTCGTGGTGGTAAAAACCGTATCGCGATTGATGTACTGAAAGCGCACATTGCGAAGTTGTTGAAGTCTTAA
- the apbC gene encoding iron-sulfur cluster carrier protein ApbC, with protein MRNFTSKQDFCSWLNEFESPILIPEWALHQNIVSVDPRGSFVITLPFAANQLAVDLENWINAQIEQKLVSAFQFEVKVKPSALETTVSTPLKGVKNIIAVTSAKGGVGKSTTSVNLALALSKSGSKVGLLDADIYGPSVPMMLGQLDAKPEVQNNKWMMPIEAHGIFTHSIGYLVSKDDAAIWRGPMAAKALGQLVNETIWPELDYLVIDMPPGTGDIQLTLSQQIPVTGAVVVTTPQDLALADARKGVAMFDKVSVPVAGLVENMSYHICSHCGEKEHIFGAGGAEAMSEEFYLDILAQIPLHIDVREDIDAGCPTVVRRPDSEHTRHYLELAENVAAKMFWTGKARPEAINFSMVE; from the coding sequence ATGCGTAACTTTACTTCGAAGCAAGATTTCTGTTCATGGTTGAATGAGTTTGAGTCACCAATCCTCATCCCGGAGTGGGCGCTACACCAAAACATTGTCTCTGTTGATCCTCGTGGATCGTTTGTTATTACTTTGCCTTTCGCTGCGAATCAGCTTGCTGTTGACCTGGAAAATTGGATTAACGCTCAGATTGAACAAAAGCTTGTGAGTGCTTTTCAATTTGAAGTGAAGGTCAAGCCATCGGCACTTGAAACGACGGTATCAACGCCACTTAAAGGTGTGAAGAATATTATTGCTGTCACATCTGCCAAGGGCGGGGTGGGCAAATCAACGACTTCAGTTAACCTTGCGCTGGCTTTATCTAAGTCAGGCTCAAAAGTCGGTTTATTGGATGCGGACATCTACGGCCCATCGGTCCCCATGATGCTAGGACAACTAGATGCGAAGCCAGAAGTGCAAAACAATAAGTGGATGATGCCAATCGAAGCGCACGGTATTTTCACGCATTCAATTGGCTACCTTGTATCGAAAGATGACGCTGCTATTTGGCGTGGTCCGATGGCGGCAAAAGCGCTAGGTCAGCTTGTGAATGAAACCATATGGCCAGAGCTGGATTACCTTGTGATTGATATGCCACCGGGCACGGGTGATATCCAGTTAACTCTATCTCAACAAATTCCGGTAACCGGTGCGGTGGTTGTGACTACTCCTCAAGATCTGGCTTTAGCAGACGCACGTAAAGGTGTCGCGATGTTCGATAAAGTGAGTGTGCCTGTAGCAGGCTTAGTTGAAAACATGAGCTACCATATATGTAGTCACTGTGGTGAGAAAGAGCATATCTTTGGCGCTGGTGGCGCAGAGGCTATGTCTGAAGAGTTTTACCTCGATATCTTAGCGCAAATCCCACTGCATATTGATGTTCGCGAAGACATCGATGCCGGTTGCCCGACGGTAGTGCGTCGCCCTGATAGCGAACATACACGTCACTACCTTGAGCTTGCTGAAAATGTCGCGGCTAAAATGTTTTGGACGGGTAAAGCGCGCCCAGAAGCGATCAACTTTTCTATGGTTGAATAG
- the metG gene encoding methionine--tRNA ligase, which translates to MATDPRQLLVTCALPYANGSIHLGHMLEHIQADIWVRYQRLRGNTVNFICADDAHGTPIMLKAQQMGITPEEMIAAVSEEHQKDFAGFDISFDNYHSTHSDENRELASHIYLELKKNGFISSRTISQLFDPEKEMFLPDRFVKGTCPKCKSEDQYGDNCDNCGETYSPTELIDPKSAVSGATPVMKDSEHFFFDLPQFESMLKEWTRSGSLQAETANKMQEWFESGLQQWDISRDAPYFGFEIPGEKDKFFYVWLDAPIGYMGSFKNLCDKRDDLDFNEYWKKDSTAELYHFIGKDIVYFHSLFWPAMLEGSGFRKPNNVFVHGYVTVNGAKMSKSKGTFIKASTYLNHLDPECLRYYYAAKLNSRIDDLDLNLADFTQRVNADVVNKIVNLASRNAGFITKRFEGKLAAEFAEPELYNEFVAAAERIGELYETREFSRAIREITALADKANQYIDEKAPWVLAKEEGKEKELQEVSSVGINLFRVLMAYLKPVMPELAARTEAFLNEELTWEGVATPLTDHEITKFKALFSRIDPKKVEAMIESSKEDAAAEMAAKEKAEAEKEKASQTELDKEPIAEEIEFDAFAAVDMRIARIISCEEVPKANKLLKFQLDIGGETRQVFSGIKSAYKPEELEGKLTVMVANLKPRKMKFGMSEGMILAAGPGGSDLWILEPHEGAQPGMRVM; encoded by the coding sequence ATGGCAACTGATCCAAGACAACTTTTGGTAACTTGTGCGCTTCCGTACGCTAACGGCTCTATTCACCTTGGCCATATGCTTGAGCATATCCAAGCTGATATCTGGGTTCGATACCAGCGTCTGCGTGGCAACACTGTAAACTTCATCTGTGCTGACGATGCTCACGGCACGCCAATTATGCTTAAAGCTCAACAGATGGGTATCACGCCAGAAGAGATGATCGCTGCTGTTAGTGAAGAGCACCAAAAAGACTTCGCTGGCTTTGATATCAGCTTTGATAACTACCACAGCACACACAGCGACGAGAACCGTGAACTGGCTTCTCACATCTACCTAGAACTTAAAAAGAACGGTTTCATTTCTAGCCGTACTATTTCTCAGCTTTTCGACCCTGAGAAAGAGATGTTCTTACCAGACCGTTTCGTAAAAGGTACTTGCCCTAAGTGTAAGTCAGAAGACCAGTACGGTGATAACTGTGATAACTGTGGTGAGACATACAGCCCAACTGAGCTAATCGATCCTAAGTCAGCAGTTTCTGGCGCAACTCCAGTAATGAAAGACTCTGAGCACTTCTTCTTCGATCTACCTCAGTTTGAAAGCATGCTAAAAGAGTGGACACGTTCTGGCTCACTGCAAGCTGAAACAGCAAACAAAATGCAAGAGTGGTTCGAGTCTGGTCTACAACAGTGGGACATCTCTCGTGATGCACCATACTTTGGCTTCGAGATCCCAGGCGAAAAAGACAAGTTCTTCTACGTATGGCTAGATGCACCAATCGGCTACATGGGCTCATTCAAGAACCTATGTGACAAGCGCGACGATCTAGACTTTAACGAGTACTGGAAGAAAGATAGCACCGCTGAGCTTTACCACTTCATCGGTAAAGACATCGTTTACTTCCACAGCCTATTCTGGCCTGCAATGCTAGAAGGTTCTGGTTTCCGTAAGCCAAACAACGTATTCGTACACGGCTACGTGACTGTAAACGGCGCGAAGATGTCTAAGTCTAAAGGTACTTTCATTAAAGCAAGTACGTACCTAAATCACCTAGACCCTGAATGTCTACGTTACTACTACGCTGCGAAACTAAACAGCCGTATCGATGACCTTGACCTTAACCTTGCAGACTTCACTCAACGCGTAAACGCTGACGTAGTAAACAAGATTGTTAACTTAGCTTCTCGTAACGCTGGCTTCATCACTAAGCGCTTCGAAGGCAAGCTAGCCGCTGAATTTGCAGAACCAGAGCTATACAACGAATTCGTTGCTGCTGCAGAGCGTATCGGTGAGCTATACGAAACGCGTGAATTCAGCCGTGCTATCCGTGAGATCACTGCACTAGCAGATAAAGCGAACCAGTACATCGACGAAAAAGCACCTTGGGTTCTTGCAAAAGAAGAAGGTAAAGAGAAAGAGCTTCAAGAAGTTTCTTCTGTTGGTATCAACCTATTCCGCGTCCTAATGGCTTACCTGAAACCAGTGATGCCTGAACTTGCGGCTCGCACTGAAGCTTTCCTAAACGAAGAGCTAACGTGGGAAGGTGTTGCTACTCCACTAACTGATCACGAAATCACTAAGTTCAAAGCGCTATTTAGCCGCATTGATCCTAAGAAAGTGGAAGCGATGATTGAGTCTTCTAAAGAAGACGCAGCAGCAGAAATGGCAGCTAAAGAGAAAGCGGAAGCTGAGAAAGAAAAAGCAAGCCAAACTGAGCTAGACAAAGAGCCAATCGCTGAAGAGATTGAATTTGACGCTTTCGCAGCGGTTGATATGCGTATTGCTCGTATCATCTCATGTGAAGAAGTGCCAAAAGCGAACAAACTACTGAAGTTCCAACTGGACATCGGTGGTGAGACTCGACAAGTATTCTCTGGCATCAAGTCAGCATACAAACCTGAAGAGCTAGAAGGCAAACTAACTGTTATGGTTGCAAACCTAAAACCTCGTAAGATGAAGTTTGGTATGTCTGAAGGCATGATCCTAGCAGCGGGCCCTGGCGGCAGCGACCTATGGATCCTTGAGCCACACGAAGGTGCTCAACCGGGTATGCGTGTAATGTAA
- a CDS encoding YehS family protein: MTNNEILRRIQHALNLKNAQIIKAIEQADVTVAHDQVINWLKADNDKSCSKMKDKELAVFLNGFINLKRGKKEGAQPKPEVALTNNMIFMKLRIALNMKAEDVLDVLEVVGISLSKYEIGAYFRKPENKNYKVCEDQLLCDFLNGVQFTNRPDSEEFAG, from the coding sequence GTGACTAACAACGAAATCTTGCGTCGTATTCAACACGCACTAAACCTTAAGAACGCACAAATCATCAAAGCTATTGAGCAAGCGGATGTCACTGTTGCCCACGACCAAGTGATTAACTGGCTAAAAGCGGATAACGATAAGTCATGCTCTAAGATGAAAGACAAAGAGTTAGCGGTATTCCTAAATGGTTTCATCAACCTTAAGCGTGGTAAAAAAGAAGGGGCTCAGCCAAAACCTGAAGTTGCACTTACCAACAACATGATTTTCATGAAGCTACGTATTGCGTTGAACATGAAAGCAGAAGACGTGCTCGATGTATTAGAAGTGGTGGGTATCAGCCTAAGCAAATACGAAATTGGTGCCTACTTCCGCAAGCCTGAAAACAAAAACTACAAAGTATGTGAAGACCAATTGCTTTGTGATTTCCTAAATGGTGTTCAGTTTACTAACCGCCCAGACTCAGAAGAGTTCGCAGGTTAA
- the fadR gene encoding fatty acid metabolism transcriptional regulator FadR: MVIKAKSPAGFAEKYIIESIWNGRFPPGSILPAERELSELIGVTRTTLREVLQRLARDGWLTIQHGKPTKVNQFMETSGLHILDTLMTLDVDNASKMVEDLLAARTNISPIFMRYAFKANKEASERTISNVIESCEALLAAPTWDDFLDSSPYADKIKQAVKEDTEKDEAKRQTILIAKAFNFYDYMLFQRLAFHSGNQIYGLIFNGVRKLYDRIGSYYFSNPEARRLAMEFYKELFVICESGQRENLPLVIRNYGIASAQIWNEMKTTLPTNFTEDDS, from the coding sequence ATGGTCATTAAGGCGAAGAGCCCGGCAGGATTTGCAGAAAAGTATATCATTGAAAGTATTTGGAATGGCCGTTTCCCTCCAGGTTCTATCTTGCCAGCAGAGCGTGAGCTTTCTGAGCTAATTGGTGTTACACGTACTACGCTTCGTGAAGTACTACAACGTCTTGCTCGTGATGGTTGGTTAACAATCCAACATGGCAAACCAACTAAAGTTAACCAGTTTATGGAGACATCAGGCCTTCATATCCTTGATACGCTAATGACGCTGGATGTTGATAACGCAAGCAAGATGGTAGAAGACCTGCTTGCTGCTCGTACTAATATCAGCCCGATTTTCATGCGTTATGCATTCAAAGCAAATAAAGAGGCTTCAGAGCGTACAATCAGTAATGTGATTGAATCGTGTGAAGCGCTACTTGCGGCACCTACATGGGATGACTTCCTAGATTCGTCTCCGTATGCAGACAAGATCAAGCAAGCAGTTAAAGAAGACACAGAGAAAGACGAAGCAAAACGTCAGACGATCTTAATTGCGAAGGCGTTTAACTTTTACGACTACATGTTGTTCCAACGCTTAGCGTTCCATTCAGGTAACCAAATTTACGGTCTGATCTTTAATGGCGTACGTAAGCTTTACGATCGTATCGGTAGCTACTACTTCTCTAATCCTGAAGCGCGTCGCCTAGCGATGGAGTTCTATAAAGAGCTGTTTGTTATCTGTGAAAGCGGCCAACGTGAAAACTTGCCTTTGGTTATTCGTAATTACGGTATCGCAAGTGCACAGATCTGGAACGAAATGAAAACGACGTTACCAACGAACTTTACGGAAGACGACAGCTAA
- the nhaB gene encoding Na(+)/H(+) antiporter NhaB gives MPMSLGNAFIKNFLGKAPDWYKLAIISFLIINPFVFFLVDPFVAGWLLVVEFIFTLAMALKCYPLQPGGLLAIQAVAIGMTKPEMVYHELQANLPVLLLLVFMVAGIYFMKELLLFIFTKILLGIRSKIMLSVAFCVAAAFLSAFLDALTVIAVVISVAVGFYSIYHKVASGKGSNSAHDHTHDEEISELTREDLEDYRAFLRSLLMHAGVGTALGGVMTMVGEPQNLVIAKQAGWEFGEFIIRMLPVTLPVFFCGILTCALVEKFKVFGYGAKLPNNVRQILVEFDNKERENRTKQDVAKLWVQSAIAVWLIVGLALHVAEVGLIGLSVIILATAFTGVIEEHSMGKAFEEALPFTALLAVFFAVVAVIIDQALFKPVIDAVLHVEDKGTQLALFYVANGILSMVSDNVFVGTVYINEVKTALIEGIITRDQFDLLAVAINTGTNLPSVATPNGQAAFLFLLTSALAPLIRLSYGRMVIMALPYTIVLALVGLAGMIYFVEPMTAWFYDAGWIIQRTGEAVTPVISGGH, from the coding sequence ATGCCGATGTCTCTCGGAAACGCTTTTATCAAGAATTTCCTTGGTAAAGCTCCTGATTGGTATAAACTTGCCATCATTTCCTTTTTAATCATCAACCCGTTTGTTTTCTTCCTAGTTGACCCATTTGTTGCGGGCTGGCTATTGGTGGTTGAGTTTATTTTCACCCTAGCTATGGCTCTCAAATGCTACCCTCTTCAACCGGGTGGCTTATTGGCAATTCAAGCCGTTGCGATTGGCATGACCAAACCTGAAATGGTTTATCATGAGCTGCAAGCAAACCTTCCAGTATTACTCTTATTAGTATTCATGGTTGCCGGCATTTACTTCATGAAAGAACTTCTTCTGTTCATTTTCACGAAGATACTGCTCGGCATTCGTTCTAAGATCATGCTTTCTGTCGCCTTCTGTGTTGCAGCAGCATTCCTATCAGCTTTCCTAGATGCACTAACTGTAATCGCCGTTGTGATCAGCGTGGCTGTGGGCTTCTACTCGATTTACCACAAAGTGGCATCGGGCAAAGGCTCTAACTCTGCACACGACCATACTCACGATGAAGAAATCTCTGAACTAACTCGTGAAGACTTAGAAGACTACCGTGCTTTCTTACGTTCGCTACTGATGCACGCAGGTGTAGGTACTGCGCTAGGTGGTGTAATGACCATGGTTGGTGAACCACAAAACTTAGTTATCGCTAAACAAGCAGGCTGGGAATTCGGTGAGTTTATTATCCGTATGCTTCCTGTAACATTGCCTGTTTTCTTCTGCGGTATTCTAACTTGTGCGCTTGTCGAGAAATTCAAAGTATTCGGTTATGGCGCAAAGCTTCCAAACAACGTTCGCCAAATCCTAGTTGAGTTTGACAACAAAGAACGTGAAAACCGAACTAAACAAGATGTTGCAAAGCTTTGGGTTCAAAGTGCAATCGCAGTTTGGCTTATCGTTGGCTTGGCACTTCACGTTGCTGAAGTTGGTTTAATTGGTCTTTCAGTTATCATTTTAGCGACTGCGTTTACAGGTGTAATCGAAGAGCACTCTATGGGTAAAGCTTTTGAGGAAGCGCTACCATTTACTGCGCTTCTTGCTGTGTTCTTCGCTGTCGTTGCAGTAATTATCGACCAAGCACTATTTAAGCCAGTAATAGATGCGGTACTTCACGTTGAAGATAAAGGCACACAACTTGCCCTCTTCTATGTAGCCAACGGTATTCTATCGATGGTTTCAGATAACGTATTCGTAGGTACGGTTTACATCAACGAAGTGAAAACTGCATTGATTGAAGGCATTATCACTCGTGACCAGTTCGACCTACTAGCTGTTGCTATCAACACAGGTACTAACCTACCTTCAGTTGCAACACCAAACGGCCAAGCTGCGTTCCTATTCCTATTAACATCTGCACTTGCTCCGTTAATTCGACTGTCTTATGGCCGTATGGTAATCATGGCGCTGCCATACACTATCGTGCTGGCACTGGTTGGTCTTGCAGGCATGATATACTTCGTGGAACCGATGACAGCGTGGTTCTATGACGCAGGCTGGATCATTCAGCGTACAGGTGAAGCGGTTACTCCAGTGATATCTGGTGGTCACTAA
- the dsbB gene encoding disulfide bond formation protein DsbB, with product MLKDFSKGRLSWLLLLAFVVFFEACALFFQHVTMLGPCVMCIYERVAMLSIGVAAIIGAIAPNNPVSRWLGLAGWGFGAYKGLTLALEHVDYQFNPSPFATCDLFVTFPSWAPLNQWAPWMFEAYGDCSKVVWQFLSLSMPQWLVIIFAGNLVAFGFVVISQFVKSKNN from the coding sequence ATGCTCAAAGACTTCTCTAAGGGACGTTTATCTTGGCTTTTACTGCTGGCTTTTGTTGTATTTTTTGAGGCATGTGCCCTTTTCTTCCAGCATGTCACGATGCTTGGCCCTTGTGTCATGTGTATCTATGAGCGTGTGGCAATGCTTTCTATTGGTGTCGCAGCAATCATAGGCGCCATTGCCCCTAATAACCCTGTATCGCGCTGGCTTGGCCTTGCTGGCTGGGGATTTGGCGCATACAAAGGTTTAACGTTGGCTTTGGAGCACGTTGATTACCAGTTCAATCCGTCTCCATTTGCGACCTGTGACTTATTCGTAACCTTCCCTAGCTGGGCACCTCTAAACCAATGGGCTCCGTGGATGTTTGAAGCCTACGGCGACTGCAGTAAGGTCGTATGGCAGTTCTTGTCGCTTTCTATGCCGCAATGGCTTGTCATAATCTTTGCGGGCAACTTGGTAGCGTTCGGTTTCGTGGTAATTTCTCAATTCGTTAAATCTAAAAACAATTAG
- a CDS encoding SEC-C metal-binding domain-containing protein has protein sequence MTYQLLSLPESITDITPQFFEGAILASNLATKPLEPEAWLAIIAPEAGEALVAIVTEQINRQHNLIQRSEYLLTDVLSEGDFTELFADFAEGFMMVWPTVEEQWQTVSVADGTLRMLQALLTTLMLAIDEEQTQQQMVTAGLENPPALADLVGQVDLMISEVALAADEAMLGNKSQSVNPFKDIGRNDACPCESGKKFKQCCGKNS, from the coding sequence ATGACATATCAATTATTAAGCCTACCAGAATCAATTACAGACATTACCCCGCAGTTTTTTGAAGGGGCCATTCTTGCTTCTAACCTAGCCACTAAGCCGCTAGAGCCTGAAGCGTGGCTTGCGATCATTGCTCCAGAAGCAGGTGAAGCGCTTGTGGCAATCGTGACAGAACAGATCAATCGCCAACACAATCTTATTCAGCGTAGTGAATACTTACTTACAGATGTACTTTCTGAAGGCGATTTTACCGAGCTGTTCGCTGATTTCGCAGAAGGCTTCATGATGGTGTGGCCAACCGTTGAAGAGCAATGGCAAACTGTGAGTGTCGCTGATGGCACACTACGTATGCTACAAGCTTTACTGACGACATTGATGCTTGCGATTGATGAAGAGCAGACTCAGCAGCAAATGGTGACGGCTGGACTAGAGAACCCGCCAGCACTTGCTGATCTTGTTGGCCAAGTTGACTTAATGATTTCTGAGGTTGCATTGGCTGCTGATGAAGCGATGCTCGGTAATAAGTCGCAGAGCGTGAATCCATTTAAAGATATCGGTCGTAACGATGCTTGTCCGTGTGAAAGCGGTAAAAAGTTCAAGCAATGCTGTGGTAAGAACAGTTAA
- the dusC gene encoding tRNA dihydrouridine(16) synthase DusC, translating into MRVILGPMEGVLDHLMREILTELNDYDLCVTEFVRVTDQLLPPHVFHRLCPELHQGSQTMAGVPVHVQLLGQHPKWMAENAIQAANLGAKGIDLNFGCPAKAVNKSNGGASLLKEPELIYQVVKATREAVPEHIPVSAKIRLGWEHPDECFEIVDAIEQAKADELTVHARTKTGGYKASEIKWDYINQIRQKTSLPLIANGEIWNYQDGQDCIKTTGVDSLMVCRGAFNVPNLGNVVKHNHQPMPWIEVIALLLRYSEFEIEGDKGLYYPNRVKQWFVYLRKEYPEAEELFREIRTYKKAAPIVEQIKRHQELYNQPA; encoded by the coding sequence ATGCGAGTAATACTTGGCCCTATGGAGGGCGTTCTAGACCACCTAATGCGTGAAATTCTCACTGAGCTCAATGATTACGATCTCTGCGTAACCGAATTCGTGCGTGTTACTGATCAACTATTGCCGCCGCATGTATTCCATCGCTTGTGCCCTGAGCTTCATCAAGGCTCTCAAACGATGGCGGGCGTTCCTGTCCATGTACAGTTACTCGGTCAACACCCGAAATGGATGGCAGAAAATGCGATTCAAGCTGCGAACCTTGGTGCCAAAGGTATCGATCTAAACTTCGGTTGCCCAGCAAAAGCGGTAAATAAGAGTAACGGTGGCGCATCTTTACTGAAAGAACCTGAGCTTATCTACCAAGTTGTTAAAGCGACCCGAGAAGCCGTTCCTGAGCACATCCCTGTTTCCGCTAAAATTCGTTTAGGCTGGGAACACCCAGATGAGTGCTTTGAGATTGTCGATGCGATTGAACAAGCCAAAGCGGACGAACTGACGGTTCATGCAAGAACCAAAACCGGTGGCTACAAGGCAAGTGAAATCAAGTGGGATTACATTAATCAGATCCGCCAGAAGACATCGCTACCTTTGATCGCGAATGGCGAAATATGGAATTATCAAGACGGTCAAGATTGCATTAAAACGACAGGTGTCGATTCACTCATGGTATGCCGAGGCGCATTCAACGTTCCAAACCTTGGTAACGTGGTCAAGCACAACCACCAGCCAATGCCATGGATAGAGGTTATTGCTCTGCTGTTGCGCTATTCAGAGTTCGAAATTGAGGGCGATAAAGGTCTTTACTATCCAAACCGTGTAAAACAGTGGTTTGTGTACCTGCGTAAAGAGTACCCAGAAGCGGAAGAACTGTTCCGAGAAATCAGAACCTACAAAAAAGCCGCGCCTATTGTCGAGCAGATCAAACGCCACCAAGAGCTGTACAATCAGCCTGCATAG
- a CDS encoding ABC transporter substrate-binding protein: MGLVKKVLTAVLSCSLLLWTSSVMANIAKVSVSQVVDHPDLNATRLGLLEGLRAKGYEPGKNLEFSYEMAEGNPAQAAKIARELVSENPHVLVGIATPSSQALVSATRSIPIVFTAVTDPIGARLVKQLEKPGRNVTGLSDLSPIVQHVSLIKELLPEANSIGVVYNPAESNAVALIALLKKASRDFGYELHTEKALTIEDVESKAELLAKRSDVIYALTDNTVASGVEGLIKAASQEGIPVVAGAMSYVSKGAIAGLGLDYYDVGVQTADYVAAILNGQKPGKLSVKTAQSSQLVVNLEAAQKLGVTIPESVVERAKLHQQ; this comes from the coding sequence ATGGGTTTAGTAAAAAAAGTATTAACGGCAGTTTTGAGCTGTTCTCTGCTGCTATGGACTAGCAGTGTGATGGCAAACATTGCGAAAGTGTCGGTGTCACAAGTGGTCGATCACCCAGATTTAAACGCGACACGTTTAGGGCTTCTTGAAGGGCTAAGAGCAAAAGGTTATGAGCCTGGGAAAAATCTCGAGTTTTCTTACGAAATGGCGGAAGGCAATCCAGCGCAGGCAGCGAAAATAGCCAGAGAGCTCGTCAGCGAAAATCCTCATGTGTTGGTCGGTATCGCGACGCCAAGCTCACAGGCGCTGGTTTCGGCAACTCGGTCTATTCCTATCGTGTTCACGGCTGTCACAGATCCTATCGGTGCAAGGCTTGTCAAACAACTCGAAAAACCAGGGCGAAATGTAACCGGTCTTTCTGATCTATCCCCGATTGTTCAGCATGTCTCATTGATCAAAGAGTTGTTGCCAGAGGCTAACTCCATCGGTGTGGTTTATAACCCGGCTGAATCGAACGCTGTCGCCTTAATTGCGTTACTGAAGAAAGCAAGCCGAGACTTTGGCTATGAGCTTCATACTGAAAAAGCGTTGACCATCGAAGATGTGGAATCAAAAGCAGAATTATTGGCAAAGCGATCTGATGTCATCTATGCGCTGACCGACAATACGGTGGCTAGTGGTGTGGAAGGCCTTATTAAAGCGGCAAGCCAAGAGGGCATTCCGGTAGTGGCGGGTGCGATGTCTTATGTTAGCAAGGGAGCTATAGCAGGTTTGGGCCTTGATTATTACGACGTTGGTGTACAAACCGCCGATTATGTTGCCGCGATTTTGAACGGGCAAAAGCCTGGCAAGTTGAGTGTAAAGACTGCCCAGAGTTCGCAATTGGTGGTGAACTTAGAGGCTGCTCAAAAATTGGGTGTGACGATACCTGAATCTGTGGTGGAACGAGCGAAGCTACATCAGCAATGA
- the yfbV gene encoding terminus macrodomain insulation protein YfbV, which translates to MSNRVGLAGSLKDGQKYMDLWPVRKELNAIFPEQRIIKATRFGVKVMPAIAAISVLTQMVFNNYQAMPQAVVMALFAISLPLQGMWWLGNRSNTQLPPALVSWYRELHEKITDTGFALEPMKPRPRYKELAIILNRAFRQLDKSSMERWF; encoded by the coding sequence ATGAGCAATAGAGTTGGTTTAGCTGGCAGTTTAAAAGATGGCCAAAAGTACATGGATCTCTGGCCTGTTCGAAAAGAGTTAAACGCTATTTTCCCAGAGCAACGCATCATTAAAGCGACGCGCTTTGGTGTTAAGGTAATGCCTGCGATCGCTGCTATCAGTGTTCTTACGCAAATGGTTTTTAATAATTACCAAGCAATGCCACAAGCTGTGGTCATGGCTTTGTTCGCTATTAGCTTGCCACTTCAAGGCATGTGGTGGTTAGGTAACCGTTCAAACACTCAACTTCCGCCGGCTTTGGTCTCTTGGTATCGAGAGTTACACGAAAAGATCACTGACACTGGGTTCGCGTTAGAGCCGATGAAGCCGCGCCCTCGTTATAAAGAATTAGCCATTATCCTTAACCGCGCTTTTCGTCAGTTAGACAAGTCGTCAATGGAGCGCTGGTTCTAA